One Nicotiana sylvestris chromosome 12, ASM39365v2, whole genome shotgun sequence genomic window carries:
- the LOC104228016 gene encoding putative disease resistance protein RGA4, with the protein MADPVIGATVQVVLEKLLSPAIEEVKSLRNYKKDLRMLTQNVSMIQFFIHDAERRQVEDQAVDKWLKRLERVAEDAENLFDEMRYESLKAEVTKIRSNPRKKFGNFFSDIAFKSKMSRKINNINEELRAINQLANTLSLQPLSGPSQQILPIRETDSIIVASDVVGREKDVAEIKDKMLNMREDIVLCTFSIVGMGGLGKTTLAKRIFNDEHIKQHFEKRVWLCLPEMLETKRFLELILESLTERKTEVQSRDIIVKKLQDELGGKKYLLVLDDLWRVDPTLWHEFADTLKGINISRGNCILVTTRRDQVASAVATHLHMLGKLAEDHCWSIFKQRAFADGEVPEEVVSLGNRVVEMCQGLPLAANALGGLLRNKGKHEWQEILDGNALVAGEGDNGENSLKKILKLSYIYLPSPHLKKCFAYFAMFPKDFEFEKDQLIQLWMAEGFLRPCQETSVMENVGNKVFQLLLQNSLLQDVKLNEHNDITHCKMHDLVHDLAGDVFVAEAKCI; encoded by the coding sequence ATGGCGGATCCTGTAATTGGTGCTACTGTTCAAGTTGTGCTTGAGAAATTGCTTTCTCCCGCTATTGAGGAGGTCAAAAGTTTAAGGAACTACAAGAAAGATCTCAGAATGCTGACACAAAATGTATCCATGATCCAATTTTTCATTCATGATGCTGAAAGACGACAAGTTGAGGATCAGGCTGTTGATAAATGGCTGAAGAGGCTTGAGAGAGTTGCTGAAGATGCTGAAAACCTGTTTGACGAAATGAGATATGAATCTCTCAAAGCTGAAGTGACGAAGATCCGAAGCAACCCTAGGAAAAAGTTCGGTAATTTCTTTTCTGATATAGCTTTTAAGAGCAAAATGTCTCGAAAAATCAACAACATCAATGAAGAGTTGAGGGCTATCAATCAGTTAGCCAATACTCTTAGTCTCCAACCCCTAAGTGGTCCTTCTCAGCAAATATTACCAATTCGAGAAACGGATTCCATAATagttgcttcagatgttgttggTAGAGAGAAGGATGTTGCCGAAATAAAGGATAAGATGTTGAACATGAGAGAGGATATTGTTTTGTGCACCTTTTCCATAGTGGGTATGGGAGGTTTAGGGAAAACAACTCTGGCTAAGAGAATTTTCAATGATGAACACATCAAGCAACATTTTGAAAAAAGAGTTTGGTTGTGTCTACCTGAAATGTTAGAAACTAAGAGATTTCTTGAACTGATCCTCGAATCATTGACAGAGAGGAAAACTGAGGTGCAAAGCAGGGATATAATAGTAAAGAAGCTGCAAGATGAATTGGGAGGGAAGAAGTATTTGCTTGTCCTAGATGATTTGTGGCGTGTCGATCCTACATTGTGGCATGAGTTTGCGGACACCTTGAAAGGAATAAACATATCCAGAGGAAACTGCATTCTCGTGACTACTCGTAGGGATCAGGTGGCATCCGCAGTAGCAACACatcttcatatgttgggaaaattAGCAGAAGATCACTGTTGGTCCATTTTCAAACAAAGAGCATTTGCTGATGGGGAGGTACCAGAGGAAGTCGTGAGCTTGGGCAACAGGGTTGTTGAAATGTGTCAAGGTCTACCGTTGGCAGCAAATGCGTTGGGAGGCCTCTTACGCAATAAGGGAAAACATGAATGGCAGGAAATTCTTGATGGCAACGCCCTTGTTGCAGGTGAAGGTGATAATGGGGAAAATAGCTtaaagaaaatcctaaaactGAGCTATATTTATCTACCATCTCCACATCTGAAAAAATGTTTTGCTTACTTTGCAATGTTTCCAAAAGATTTTGAGTTTGAAAAGGACCAACTAATCCAACTCTGGATGGCAGAAGGATTTCTTCGTCCATGTCAAGAGACCTCTGTGATGGAAAACGTTGGGAACAAAGTTTTTCAACTTTTGTTGCAAAATTCCTTGCTGCAAGATGTTAAGCTAAATGAGCACAACGATATAACACACTGTAAGATGCATGATCTTGTGCATGATTTGGCTGGAGATGTttttgttgcggaagccaaatgtatatag